The Nostoc sp. 'Peltigera membranacea cyanobiont' N6 genome contains the following window.
AATATGAATATAGTTTACCAGAAGTAATATTTAAAAATCAAAAAGAATCAGGTTCATTAGAAAAAGAAAATGAAGAGAGGAAATCACCTCAAGCGATAAAACTAACCTACGGTTATTCCCGTGACCATCGTCCAGACTTAAAACAATTTATTACAGAATTAGTATGTTCAGGAGATGGAGATATACCAATATATATCAAATCAGTATCAGGAAATGAAGTTGATTCTAAAAGGTTCGGAGAAATCGCAGTCGAGTATCAGAAAAGAATACAAGTTGATAGTCTAATAGTAGCAGACAAACTACTCTTATATTTATTGCTCCTTATTGATAATATATTCAATAAATTTTCTTATCCCAAATCTGTTTTTTTGAGATAAATGTAATTTTTTACTCCTTTTTCATGAATCAACTTCCGTAATAACCGATTGTGACAGTTAAGGGTGCGGAATGTGGGATAAACACATTGCCGCTATCAAGAATGCGACATCTAATTTTTGAAGTCCTTTAATAGCAGACTTTTCAGAGAAGAAAATAAACGACCATTACAATGTGAAGTTTTTGGTTTTGCGACCTCAATTTGTGAAAATATTGAAAATCTCTAGTCACTTTTGAATAATCATATAAATTAATAAAACCCTTGCTATACAAGGTTTTCATGGGATAAAGTTAACGACATTAATTTGTTAAATTACGACATCTAATTTGTGATTGTACACAAGCTTTGGGTTCTAGAAAAAAATGAGCGAACCGGGAGTCATTAACTATAACTTCATAGAATTTATAAGAGCCTCCATCCACTTCTGAAAGCTCTAAATATGTTTTTTCTTCAGGTATAACGTTCTCTCATAATCAAACGATGGTCAAAGCTTAAAAAGCTAGGAATCAATCAATACAAGTTTACGAACCTGAGAATTGTTTCCCTGAGAACGGCGTGATGAGGCGGCAGCTAGCAAAAACTTCCAAGACCGAGGAGAAAGTATAGAAGGATCTATCATTGAAAGGAAACTATTGAGATTTTTTTGCTTCAGTGCTACTAAAATCCAATGGAGTTTGAGGTAATTTTTGATATCTTGAAATACAGGAATCTTGGAGCGATGTTGGTCATTTACCAAAGTGTAAATTTTTTCTTTCATCAGAATATTTGTCGCCAACCGCCGAGACAAAGAAAACTTTTGATTATACGCACCAGTCCAAATAGTGCGGTAAGCAAGACACTGATTAAAGAAAATAGCATCGCCAAACTGAGCAATCCGAATCCACGAATCGATGTCATCACAGTTAGCATCCAGTGTGGAATCCCAACCACCAGTTTGCAGAAAAGCATCACGTCGGCAAGCGACTTGTACAGGTGTACCAAATGGTACAAGCTCTAAAAGCATACCGTAGTGAATATCGGCTTGGGGAATATAAAAAGCTAAACCGGGGCCAACTTGAGGGGTGCGAGAGAGTTCGACTTCATTGCCATCGACCTGAGCCGCCACACAAGAGCAGATTACAGCATCGGGACGAAGTGCGATCGCCTTTGCCATCTCTTCTATGCAGTTGGGCGCTAAATAGTCGTCATCATCTAAAAACTTAATCCAGTCGCCGCTAGCTTTGGCAACTCCAGCATTTACCGTTGCGGCATGGCCAAGGTTCACTTCATTCCGATGGTAAACTACCTTATCTCCTAAGCTTTTGAGATATGTTTGGGTATCATCAGAAGAACAGTCATCGGCAACAACCACCTCACACTCAATTGTTTGGTTCCGAGCCGACTCAATTGCTCTTTGCAGCAAGTTCAAG
Protein-coding sequences here:
- a CDS encoding glycosyltransferase family 2 protein produces the protein MKFSVVISTYNRLNLLQRAIESARNQTIECEVVVADDCSSDDTQTYLKSLGDKVVYHRNEVNLGHAATVNAGVAKASGDWIKFLDDDDYLAPNCIEEMAKAIALRPDAVICSCVAAQVDGNEVELSRTPQVGPGLAFYIPQADIHYGMLLELVPFGTPVQVACRRDAFLQTGGWDSTLDANCDDIDSWIRIAQFGDAIFFNQCLAYRTIWTGAYNQKFSLSRRLATNILMKEKIYTLVNDQHRSKIPVFQDIKNYLKLHWILVALKQKNLNSFLSMIDPSILSPRSWKFLLAAASSRRSQGNNSQVRKLVLIDS